A window of the Halichoerus grypus chromosome 2, mHalGry1.hap1.1, whole genome shotgun sequence genome harbors these coding sequences:
- the GALK1 gene encoding galactokinase, giving the protein MAAARQPQAAELLAEARRAFREEFGAEPELAVSAPGRVNLIGEHTDYNQGLVLPMALELVTVLVGSPRADGLVSLLTTSEDADEPRRLQFPLPTAQRSLEPGTPRWANYVKGVIQHYPAAPLPGFSAVVVSSVPLGGGLSSSASLEVATYTFLQQLCPDSGSIAARAQVCQRAEHSFAGVPCGIMDQLIVLLGQKGHALLIDCRSLETSLVPLSEPKLAVLITNSNVRHSLGSSEYPLRRRECEAVARALGKESLREVQLEELEAGRDLVSKEGFRRARHVVGEIRRTAQAAAALSRGDYRAFGRLMVESHHSLRDDYEVSCPELDQLVEAALSAPGVYGSRMTGGGFGGCTVTLLEASSTSQAMQHIQEQYSGTATFYLSQAADGAKVLSC; this is encoded by the exons ATGGCCGCTGCGAGACAGCCCCAGGCTGCGGAGCTGCTGGCCGAGGCCCGCAGAGCTTTCCGGGAGGAGTTCGGGGCCGAGCCCGAGCTGGCGGTGTCGGCGCCGGGCCGGGTCAACCTGATCGGGGAGCACACGGACTACAACCAGGGCCTGGTGCTGCCCATG GCCCTGGAGCTTGTGACCGTGCTGGTGGGCAGCCCCCGGGCGGATGGCCTTGTCTCCCTCCTCACCACCTCTGAGGATGCTGATGAACCCCGGCGGCTGCAGTTTCCGCTGCCCACAGCCCAGCGGTCACTGGAGCCCGGGACCCCCCGCTGGGCCAACTATGTCAAGGGAGTGATTCAGCACTACCCAG CTGCACCCCTCCCTGGCTTCAGTGCAGTGGTGGTCAGCTCAGTGCCCCTGGGGGGTGGGCTGTCCAGCTCCGCATCCCTGGAAGTGGCCACGTACACCTTCCTGCAGCAGCTCTGCCCAG ACTCGGGGTCCATAGCTGCCCGGGCTCAGGTGTGTCAGCGGGCCGAGCACAGCTTCGCAGGGGTGCCCTGTGGCATCATGGACCAGCTCATCGTACTGCTGGGGCAGAAAGGCCACGCGCTGCTCATTGACTGCAG GTCCCTGGAGACAAGCCTGGTGCCGCTGTCAGAACCTAAGCTGGCCGTGCTCATCACCAACTCCAACGTCCGCCACTCACTGGGCTCCAGCGAGTACCCGCTGCGGCGGCGCGAATGTGAGGCGGTGGCCCGGGCGCTGGGCAAGGAGAGCCTTCGGGAGGTGCAGCTGGAAGAGTTGGAGG ctGGCAGAGACCTGGTGAGCAAGGAGGGCTTCCGGCGCGCACGGCATGTCGTGGGTGAGATCCGGCGCACGGCCCAGGCAGCAGCGGCCCTGAGCCGCGGAGACTACCGAGCCTTCGGCCGCCTCATGGTGGAGAGTCACCACTCGCTCAG GGATGACTACGAGGTGAGCTGTCCGGAGCTGGACCAGCTCGTGGAGGCCGCGCTGTCTGCACCTGGGGTTTACGGCAGCCGCATGACCGGTGGTGGCTTTGGCGGCTGCACCGTGACCCTGCTGGAGGCCTCCTCCACCTCCCAAGCCATGCAGCACATACAG GAGCAGTACAGCGGTACCGCCACTTTCTACCTCTCTCAGGCGGCCGATGGTGCCAAGGTGCTGAGCTGCTGA
- the H3-3B gene encoding histone H3.3, translated as MARTKQTARKSTGGKAPRKQLATKAARKSAPSTGGVKKPHRYRPGTVALREIRRYQKSTELLIRKLPFQRLVREIAQDFKTDLRFQSAAIGALQEASEAYLVGLFEDTNLCAIHAKRVTIMPKDIQLARRIRGERA; from the exons ATGGCTCGAACCAAGCAGACTGCCCGTAAATCCACGGGTGGGAAAGCGCCCCGCAAACAGCTGGCCACTAAAGCCGCCCGGAAAAGCGCCCCTTCTACCGGTGGGGTGAAAAAACCTCATCGCTACAG GCCCGGGACCGTAGCGCTTCGGGAGATCCGTCGTTACCAGAAATCCACCGAGCTTCTGATCCGGAAGCTGCCTTTCCAGAGGTTGGTGAGGGAGATCGCCCAGGATTTCAAAACCGATCTGAGGTTTCAGAGCGCCGCCATTGGCGCGCTTCAG GAGGCCAGTGAAGCGTACCTGGTGGGGTTATTTGAAGATACTAATCTGTGTGCCATCCACGCTAAGAGAGTCACCATCATGCCCAAAGACATCCAGTTGGCTCGCCGGATACGGGGAGAGAGAGCTTAA